A single genomic interval of Lynx canadensis isolate LIC74 chromosome A2, mLynCan4.pri.v2, whole genome shotgun sequence harbors:
- the IRF5 gene encoding interferon regulatory factor 5 — protein sequence MNQPAPRPPPPPRRVRLKPWLVAQVNSCQYPGLQWVNGERKFFYIPWRHATRHGPSQDGDNTIFKAWAKETGKYTEGVDEADPAKWKANLRCALNKSRDFRLIYDGPRDMPPQPYKIYEVCSNGHAPAESQPSEDYAFGAGEEEEEEEEELQRMLPSLSLTEAVQPGPPMAPYSLPKEDVKWPPTLQPPVVLGPPAPDPTSLLGPTPGNPAGFGELLPAVLPSLQPGSLAASLPPTGEQLLPDLLISPHMLPLTDLEIKFQYRGRPPRALTISNPQGCRLFYSQLEATQEQVELFGPVSLEQVRFPSPEDIPSDKQRFYTNQLLDVLDRGLILQLQGQDLYAIRLCQCKVFWSGPCASAHGSQPNPIQREVKTKLFSLEHFLNELILFQKGQTNTPPPFEIFFCFGEEWPDLKPREKKLITVQVVPVAARLLLEMFSGELSWSADSIRLQISNPDLKDHMVEQFKELHHIWQSQQRLQPVAQAPPVAGLGAGQVAWPMHPVGMQQ from the exons ATGAACCAGccggcccccaggcccccccctccaccccgccgTGTGCGACTCAAGCCCTGGCTGGTGGCCCAGGTGAACAGCTGCCAGTACCCAGGGCTTCAGTGGGTCAATGGGGAGAGGAAATTCTTCTACATCCCCTGGCGCCATGCCACACGGCACGGCCCCAGCCAGGACGGAGATAATACCATCTTCAAG GCCTGGGCCAAGGAGACAGGAAAGTACACCGAAGGGGTGGACGAGGCAGACCCGGCCAAGTGGAAGGCCAACCTGCGCTGTGCCCTTAACAAGAGCCGTGACTTCCGCCTCATCTATGATGGACCCCGGGACATGCCACCTCAGCCCTACAAGATCTACGAGGTCTGCTCTAATGGCCACGCTCCTGCAG AGTCACAGCCCAGTGAGGATTACGCTTTTGgtgcaggagaggaggaggaggaggaagaggaagag CTCCAGAGGATGTTACCAAGCCTGAGCCTCACag AAGCAGTGCAACCTGGCCCCCCCATGGCACCCTATTCCTTACCCAAAGAGGATGTCAAGTGGCCACCCACTCTCCAGCCACCTGTGGTGCTGGGCCCTCCTGCACCAGACCCCACCAGCCTCCTGGGCCCCACTCCTGGCAACCCTGCTGGCTTTGGGGAGCTTCTCCCTGCGGTCCTGCCGAGCCTGCAGCCTGGGTCCCTGGCTGCCAGCCTGCCCCCCACAGGCGAACAACTCCTGCCCGACCTGCTGATCAGCCCCCACATGCTGCCTT TGACTGACTTGGAGATCAAGTTCCAGTACCGGGGGCGGCCACCCCGTGCCCTCACCATCAGCAACCCACAGGGCTGCCGGCTCTTCTACAGCCAGCTGGAGGCCACCCAAGAGCAGGTAGAGCTCTTTGGCCCCGTGAGCCTGGAGCAAGTGCGCTTCCCCAGCCCTGAGGACATCCCCAGCGACAAGCAACGCTTCTACACAAACCAGTTGCTGGATGTCCTGGACCGCGGGCTTATACTCCAGCTGCAAGGCCAAGATCTGTATGCCATCCGCCTGTGCCAGTGCAAGGTGTTCTGGAGCGGGCCCTGCGCCTCAGCCCACGGCTCACAGCCCAACCCCATCCAGCGGGAGGTCAAAACCAAGCTCTTCAGCCTGGAGCATTTTCTCAATG AGCTCATCCTGTTCCAGAAGGGCCAGACCAACACCCCGCCACCATTTGAGATCTTCTTCTGCTTTGGGGAGGAGTGGCCTGACCTCAAACCCCGAGAGAAGAAGCTCATCACTGTACAG GTGGTGCCTGTAGCAGCTCGGCTGTTGCTGGAGATGTTCTCAGGGGAGCTTTCTTGGTCAGCTGATAGTATCCGGCTACAGATCTCAAACCCAGACCTCAAAGACCACATGGTGGAACAGTTCAAGGAGCTCCATCACATCTGGCAGTCCCAGCAGCGGTTGCAGCCTGTGGCCCAGGCCCCTCCTGTGGCAGGTCTTGGTGCTGGCCAGGTGGCCTGGCCCATGCACCCAGTCGGCATGCAACAATGA